A section of the Candidatus Binatia bacterium genome encodes:
- a CDS encoding aspartyl-tRNA amidotransferase subunit B: MPTETQLQADLQAAMKAGNKAKLSALRDVITAIKNLKVEKMVATLDEPDIIQLIRKEANKRAEAAEFARQANRPDLIEKNEQERAILESYLPRQLSAEELENAIRAIVQEIGSYQIGPIMSKLRERFAGQFDGKLASDLIKRLAQGS, encoded by the coding sequence ATGCCTACCGAGACTCAACTGCAGGCTGATTTGCAAGCCGCGATGAAGGCGGGGAACAAAGCCAAACTCTCGGCGTTGCGGGACGTCATCACGGCCATCAAAAACCTGAAGGTCGAAAAGATGGTGGCGACTTTGGATGAGCCGGACATCATCCAACTGATTCGTAAGGAGGCCAACAAGCGGGCTGAAGCTGCTGAGTTTGCACGCCAGGCGAATCGCCCGGACTTAATCGAGAAAAATGAGCAAGAGCGAGCGATTCTGGAATCTTACTTGCCTCGGCAACTCTCGGCGGAAGAACTGGAAAATGCCATTCGCGCGATCGTGCAGGAAATCGGCAGCTACCAGATCGGGCCGATCATGTCCAAGCTTCGGGAACGGTTTGCTGGCCAGTTCGACGGCAAATTGGCGAGCGACTTGATCAAAAGGCTGGCGCAAGGGAGCTGA